In Methylosinus sp. C49, one DNA window encodes the following:
- a CDS encoding TetR/AcrR family transcriptional regulator — protein MAKRPTKTTKSEEPRRAGRGPSPEKTAQTRRVIIDAALGEFLENGYADTTMDGVARRAGVAKGTSYRYFPAKEALFEAVVREKIAGALIDADPANRRPDEPVSTFIRRTMLVSIREIERNGRAAIARLVLVEGARFPEMTEIYRRVMFEPLLNQIRALAATARARGELRRPELENYPHLLIAPIWFVIIHNGLLDRAHPLDIGDLFEAHLDLVFDA, from the coding sequence ATGGCGAAGCGCCCGACAAAGACCACGAAGAGCGAGGAACCGCGGCGGGCCGGGAGAGGGCCGAGCCCGGAGAAGACCGCGCAGACGCGCCGCGTCATCATCGACGCGGCGCTCGGGGAGTTTCTCGAGAATGGCTACGCCGATACGACGATGGACGGCGTCGCAAGACGCGCGGGCGTCGCCAAGGGCACGTCCTATCGATATTTTCCGGCCAAGGAGGCGCTGTTCGAAGCGGTGGTGCGGGAGAAGATCGCAGGAGCGCTGATCGACGCCGACCCCGCCAATCGCCGACCCGACGAGCCGGTTTCGACATTCATACGGCGCACCATGCTCGTGTCGATACGCGAGATCGAGCGCAATGGCCGCGCGGCCATCGCGCGGCTCGTGCTCGTCGAGGGCGCGCGATTTCCCGAGATGACGGAGATCTACCGACGCGTGATGTTCGAGCCGCTCTTGAATCAGATCCGCGCTTTGGCCGCGACCGCGCGAGCCAGAGGAGAGCTGCGCCGTCCCGAGCTCGAGAACTATCCTCATCTGCTCATCGCGCCGATCTGGTTCGTGATCATTCACAATGGTCTGCTCGACCGCGCCCACCCTCTGGACATCGGCGATCTTTTCGAAGCGCATCTCGATCTCGTTTTCGACGCGTGA
- a CDS encoding methanol/ethanol family PQQ-dependent dehydrogenase, which produces MRKLRLSMSVGALALATSGAFADTLLDLQKDPRQWVSPTGDYANLRHSALKQITTANVHKLAVDWQFSTGVLRGHEGAPLVIHDVTIPAVIEKDGKTTKAAYVTDVMYLHTPFPNNVYALDLRDPDHKVLWKYTPQQDASVVPVMCCDTVNRGLAYGDGKIFLAQADTTLVALDAATGASSGEGKDKPIWSVKFGDPSKGETSTAAPHVFKDKVLVGNAGGEYGVRGHISAYDVKTGALLWRGYSTGPDQDTLIDPEKTTHLGKPVGKDSGINTWQGDQWKLGGGTTWGWYSYDPELNLVYYGSGNPSTWNPIQRPGDNRWSMTLWARDLDTGKARWVYQTTPHDQWDYDAVNELLLVDQEIEGKKRKTAVHFDRNGFGYTLDRTNGELLVAAKFDPAVNWATKIDLDKTSKTYGRPILDERFSTEAHGEDETTRGACPTTLGSKDEQPASYDPNTGLFLVPTNHVCMDFEPFRVSYSAGQPYVGATVEMFPADRDKGETHTGNFIAWDAKTGKIVWANKEQFSVWSGAVTTDGGVTFYGTLEGYLKAVDTKTGKELFRRKTPSGIIGNVITYEVGGKQYVAVLSGVGGWAGIGLAAGLTKSSDGLGAVGNYRSLSNYTALGGVLTVFALPE; this is translated from the coding sequence ATGAGGAAACTTCGACTGTCGATGTCGGTCGGCGCGCTCGCGCTCGCGACGAGCGGCGCCTTTGCGGACACATTGCTCGACCTGCAGAAGGATCCGCGCCAATGGGTGTCGCCGACAGGCGATTACGCCAATCTTCGGCATTCGGCGTTGAAGCAGATCACCACGGCGAATGTGCACAAGCTCGCAGTCGACTGGCAATTCTCGACGGGCGTCTTGCGCGGACACGAGGGCGCTCCTCTCGTCATTCACGATGTGACGATTCCCGCCGTGATCGAGAAAGACGGCAAGACGACCAAAGCAGCCTATGTCACCGACGTGATGTATCTGCACACGCCCTTTCCCAACAATGTCTATGCGCTCGACCTGAGAGATCCCGATCACAAGGTGCTCTGGAAATACACGCCGCAGCAGGACGCCTCGGTCGTTCCCGTGATGTGCTGCGACACGGTCAATCGCGGCTTGGCCTATGGCGACGGCAAGATCTTCCTCGCCCAAGCCGATACGACACTCGTCGCGCTCGACGCAGCGACGGGCGCGTCTTCCGGCGAGGGCAAGGACAAGCCGATCTGGTCCGTCAAATTCGGCGATCCGTCGAAGGGCGAGACCTCCACGGCGGCGCCGCATGTGTTCAAGGACAAGGTGCTCGTCGGCAACGCCGGCGGCGAATATGGCGTGCGTGGCCATATCTCCGCCTATGATGTGAAGACCGGCGCGCTATTGTGGCGCGGCTATTCCACCGGGCCGGACCAAGACACATTGATCGACCCCGAGAAGACGACGCATCTCGGCAAGCCGGTCGGCAAGGACTCCGGGATCAACACTTGGCAAGGCGATCAGTGGAAGCTCGGCGGCGGCACGACATGGGGCTGGTATAGCTACGACCCCGAGCTCAATCTCGTCTATTATGGCTCCGGCAATCCCTCGACATGGAATCCCATTCAGCGCCCTGGCGACAATCGCTGGTCTATGACTTTGTGGGCGCGTGATCTCGACACGGGCAAGGCGCGATGGGTCTATCAGACGACGCCGCACGACCAATGGGATTATGACGCGGTCAACGAGCTGCTGCTCGTCGATCAGGAGATCGAGGGAAAGAAGCGCAAGACCGCCGTTCACTTCGATCGCAACGGCTTCGGCTACACGCTCGATCGCACCAATGGGGAATTGCTCGTCGCCGCGAAATTCGATCCCGCCGTCAATTGGGCGACGAAGATCGATCTCGACAAAACGTCGAAGACCTATGGCCGTCCGATTCTCGACGAGCGCTTCTCGACCGAGGCGCATGGCGAGGACGAGACGACGCGCGGCGCCTGTCCGACGACGCTCGGCTCCAAGGACGAGCAGCCCGCGAGCTATGATCCGAATACGGGCCTCTTCCTCGTGCCGACCAATCACGTCTGCATGGATTTCGAGCCGTTCCGAGTCAGCTATTCGGCCGGACAGCCCTATGTCGGCGCGACGGTCGAGATGTTCCCCGCCGATCGCGACAAGGGCGAGACGCATACGGGCAATTTCATCGCCTGGGACGCCAAGACCGGCAAGATCGTGTGGGCGAACAAGGAGCAATTCTCCGTCTGGTCCGGCGCGGTCACGACGGATGGCGGCGTGACTTTCTACGGCACGCTCGAGGGCTATCTGAAGGCGGTCGACACAAAGACCGGCAAGGAGCTGTTCCGACGCAAGACGCCGTCCGGCATCATCGGCAATGTCATCACCTATGAGGTCGGCGGGAAGCAATATGTCGCGGTGCTTTCGGGCGTCGGCGGCTGGGCGGGAATCGGCCTCGCGGCAGGATTGACGAAGAGCAGCGACGGTCTCGGCGCCGTCGGCAATTATCGTAGCCTGTCGAATTATACGGCGCTCGGCGGCGTGCTCACCGTGTTCGCCCTGCCAGAATGA